A genomic window from Martelella lutilitoris includes:
- a CDS encoding RimK-like protein, producing MTLLAERVEVLIFSSLADLSTDRICHHLADMNVSFLRINREQLSEWGITIDPLAASMICRHDQREWQVGSGLRSVWWRQPTFLRNTPGRGLSPSEQLERSQWAALMRGMMLFDQAVWVNRPTETYNGEIKPLQLRKAAMLGFAVPKTRITNDPLADIPHVIGDKVALKSIDTVLLFEGDVQHFGYTTIIDWSECADESLRAAPATFQAVLSPKTDLRVTIVGKRLWCVAVTDGGAAIEGDWRLRPKAVLEYHDYSLPPEIADRCLKLVEQFGLEYAAIDLALSKDQYWFIEINPTGEWGWLDRGGRGISNAIAEALACRGQPS from the coding sequence ATGACTTTGCTGGCGGAACGCGTGGAGGTGCTGATCTTTTCCAGTTTGGCCGATCTGTCCACCGATCGTATATGTCATCATTTGGCGGACATGAACGTGTCCTTTCTCCGGATTAACCGCGAGCAGCTTTCCGAGTGGGGGATTACGATTGATCCTTTGGCGGCCAGTATGATTTGTCGCCATGACCAGAGAGAATGGCAGGTGGGCTCGGGACTTCGGTCGGTCTGGTGGCGGCAGCCCACCTTTCTCAGAAATACGCCTGGGCGAGGGCTGTCTCCGTCAGAGCAATTGGAACGGTCGCAATGGGCTGCCTTGATGCGTGGGATGATGCTCTTCGATCAGGCGGTCTGGGTCAATCGGCCGACAGAGACTTATAACGGCGAAATCAAGCCACTGCAGTTGCGCAAGGCGGCCATGCTTGGATTCGCGGTACCGAAGACTAGGATAACCAACGACCCGCTGGCGGACATTCCGCACGTCATTGGGGACAAGGTTGCACTAAAGAGCATTGATACCGTTCTTTTGTTCGAGGGTGACGTACAGCATTTTGGGTACACGACGATCATTGATTGGAGCGAGTGCGCCGACGAAAGCTTGCGAGCAGCCCCTGCGACATTTCAGGCTGTCCTTTCTCCCAAAACGGATCTTCGAGTTACGATTGTCGGAAAGCGGTTGTGGTGTGTTGCTGTGACAGACGGTGGTGCGGCAATCGAAGGCGACTGGAGGCTTCGACCGAAGGCGGTATTGGAGTATCACGATTATTCTCTTCCCCCAGAAATCGCCGACCGTTGCCTGAAGTTGGTGGAGCAATTCGGGTTGGAATACGCAGCGATCGATCTGGCTCTTTCGAAAGATCAGTATTGGTTCATTGAGATAAATCCGACTGGGGAGTGGGGCTGGCTCGACCGAGGAGGTCGAGGGATTTCAAATGCTATTGCGGAGGCACTCGCTTGTCGTGGTCAACCTTCCTGA